Proteins encoded by one window of Lathyrus oleraceus cultivar Zhongwan6 chromosome 1, CAAS_Psat_ZW6_1.0, whole genome shotgun sequence:
- the LOC127073819 gene encoding chitinase-like protein 2, with the protein MNSKWIFFLLTISTMLVLGKTQSISSEKALVKTVKGKKLCDRGWECKGWSEYCCNETISDYLQTYQFENLFSKRNDPTAHAVGFWDYRSFITAAALYQPLGFGTSGGKHGGQKEVAAFLGHVGSKTSCGYGVATGGPFAWGLCYNKELSPDQFYCDDYYKLTYPCSPGAAYYGRGAIPIYWNYNYGKIGEALKVDLLNHPEYIEQNATLAFQAALWKWMTPPEKHIPSAHDVFVGDWKPTKNDTLSKRVPGFGATINVLYGDQVCGQGSDNEAMNNIISHYLYYLDLLGVGREEAGPNEILSCAEQAAFKPSGPPSSSTT; encoded by the exons ATGAATTCCAAATGGATATTTTTTCTACTAACCATTTCAACAATGTTAGTACTAGGAAAAACACAATCAATATCATCAGAGAAAGCATTGGTGAAAACAGTAAAGGGAAAGAAACTATGTGACAGAGGGTGGGAATGTAAAGGTTGGTCTGAGTATTGTTGCAACGAAACCATCTCTGATTATCTTCAAACATACCAGTTTGAGAATTTGTTCTCAAAGAGGAATGATCCAACGGCACATGCTGTTGGATTTTGGGATTATCGTTCTTTTATTACCGCTGCTGCACTTTATCAGCCTCTTGGGTTTGGTACTTCTGGTGGAAAACATGGTGGACAGAAAGAAGTTGCGGCTTTTCTTGGTCATGTTGGAAGCAAAACCTCTT GTGGTTATGGTGTAGCTACTGGTGGACCCTTTGCATGGGGCTTATGCTATAATAAGGAGTTGAGTCCTGATCAATTTTATTGCGATGACTACTACAAATTAACCTATCCATGTAGTCCCGGCGCAGCATACTATGGCCGTGGCGCCATACCAATTTACTG GAATTACAACTATGGGAAGATTGGAGAAGCCTTAAAGGTGGATCTATTGAACCATCCGGAATACATAGAACAAAATGCAACATTGGCATTCCAAGCAGCACTATGGAAATGGATGACACCACCTGAGAAGCACATACCATCAGCCCATGAtgtttttgttggagattggaAGCCAACAAAAAATGACACTTTGTCCAAAAGGGTACCTGGATTTGGTGCCACAATCAATGTTTTATATGGTGATCAAGTTTGTGGGCAAGGTTCTGATAATGAAGCAATGAATAACATAATTTCTCATTATCTTTATTACCTTGATTTATTGGGAGTTGGTAGAGAAGAGGCAGGGCCTAATGAAATTCTCTCTTGTGCTGAACAAGCTGCTTTTAAACCCTCTGGACCACCTTCATCTTCAACAACTTGA